Proteins encoded in a region of the Parerythrobacter aestuarii genome:
- a CDS encoding sterol desaturase family protein translates to MDIFGIDAALLSFVIIAAAFLLFAGLELLVPFRRLSQPKLQRWLTNLGLFAIDTLAVRLLVPGAMIGMAVLAGERGWGLFNLVALPAWLAILLTVLLLDLALFLQHWATHFVPVLWRMHRVHHVDRDFDVTTAARFHPFEIVLSMLYKVAVVAALGAPVWGVFLFEVLFTCATLFNHSNTHLPRWLERPVRAAIVTPDMHRIHHSVRMPETNSNYGTLLSLWDRLFGTYVPQAQDQQDTMTIGLNQWQDDNPRRLGWSLSLPFLPNRPG, encoded by the coding sequence ATGGACATTTTCGGCATCGATGCAGCGTTGCTCAGCTTCGTAATCATCGCAGCAGCATTCCTGCTGTTTGCAGGGCTGGAGCTTCTCGTGCCGTTTCGCCGGCTCTCGCAACCCAAACTGCAGCGCTGGCTGACCAACCTTGGCCTGTTCGCCATCGATACGCTGGCGGTGCGGCTGCTGGTGCCGGGGGCGATGATCGGCATGGCCGTGCTCGCCGGCGAGCGCGGCTGGGGACTGTTCAACCTAGTCGCGCTGCCTGCGTGGCTGGCGATCCTGCTCACGGTGCTGCTGCTCGACCTCGCGCTCTTCCTGCAGCACTGGGCAACCCATTTCGTGCCGGTGCTGTGGCGGATGCACCGGGTGCACCATGTCGACCGCGATTTCGACGTCACGACGGCGGCTCGGTTCCATCCGTTCGAGATCGTGCTGTCGATGCTCTATAAGGTTGCGGTGGTTGCAGCCTTGGGCGCACCGGTATGGGGCGTGTTCCTGTTCGAAGTGCTGTTCACTTGCGCCACACTGTTCAACCATTCGAACACGCACCTGCCCCGCTGGCTGGAGCGGCCGGTGCGCGCGGCGATCGTGACGCCCGACATGCACCGCATCCATCACTCGGTTCGCATGCCTGAGACCAACAGCAATTACGGCACGCTGCTGTCGCTGTGGGATCGGCTGTTCGGGACCTATGTCCCGCAGGCGCAGGACCAGCAGGATACCATGACCATCGGTCTCAATCAGTGGCAGGACGACAACCCGCGAAGGCTTGGCTGGAGCCTCTCGCTACCGTTCCTGCCCAACCGACCGGGCTAG
- a CDS encoding ParA family protein: protein MAVVAVYSVKGGVGKTTMSANLAWCSASISKRRTLLWDLDASGGAGFLLGIDARKKKPADSVFSLSRDPCKLIRKTAIDRLDLLPADETIRALDSQLASIGKKKRLAKLTAALAKDYDRIIFDCSPVINELSAQVMRAADLIIVPVPPSPLSARAFDQVVAEVEAHTKVHPPILPVLSMLDMRRTLHRAARETNPRWPAIPQSSAVEQCAVRQMPVGAFAPNAPAATAFKKVWTAIERKLAEKKKK from the coding sequence ATGGCCGTAGTCGCAGTATACAGCGTTAAGGGAGGGGTCGGCAAAACCACCATGTCGGCCAACCTTGCGTGGTGCTCGGCCAGCATTTCCAAACGCCGCACGCTGCTGTGGGACCTCGATGCCTCGGGCGGGGCCGGGTTCCTCCTCGGCATCGATGCCCGCAAGAAGAAGCCTGCCGACAGCGTGTTCTCGCTCAGCCGTGATCCGTGCAAGCTGATCCGCAAGACCGCGATCGACCGGCTCGACCTGCTGCCCGCCGACGAGACGATCCGCGCGCTCGACAGCCAGCTGGCCAGCATCGGCAAGAAGAAGCGGCTGGCGAAACTCACCGCCGCGCTGGCGAAGGATTACGACCGCATCATCTTCGACTGCTCGCCGGTCATCAACGAGCTCAGTGCGCAAGTGATGCGCGCGGCGGACCTGATCATCGTGCCGGTGCCGCCCTCGCCGCTCTCGGCCCGCGCCTTCGACCAGGTCGTCGCCGAGGTCGAAGCGCATACCAAGGTGCATCCGCCGATCCTGCCGGTGCTGTCCATGCTCGACATGCGGCGTACCTTGCACCGCGCCGCGCGCGAGACCAATCCGCGCTGGCCGGCGATCCCGCAATCGAGCGCGGTCGAGCAATGCGCGGTGCGGCAGATGCCGGTCGGGGCCTTTGCCCCCAATGCCCCGGCAGCCACGGCCTTCAAGAAAGTCTGGACCGCGATCGAGCGCAAGCTCGCTGAGAAGAAAAAGAAGTAA
- the rpoZ gene encoding DNA-directed RNA polymerase subunit omega, with translation MARVTVEDCVDKVPNRFDLVLLAAERAREISGGAELTIDRDRDKNPVVALREIAEQTIKPKDLQEAVVTNLQKILPDDDDEFDEVGSLSQSAEALRITASAPTRSTSIGSDFAD, from the coding sequence ATGGCGCGCGTTACTGTCGAAGATTGCGTCGACAAGGTCCCTAACCGTTTCGATCTCGTCCTGCTGGCTGCCGAGCGCGCCCGCGAGATTTCCGGCGGTGCCGAACTCACCATCGATCGCGATCGGGACAAGAACCCGGTCGTCGCCCTGCGCGAGATCGCCGAACAGACGATCAAGCCCAAGGACCTGCAGGAAGCGGTCGTGACCAATCTGCAGAAGATCCTGCCCGACGATGATGACGAGTTCGATGAAGTCGGCTCGCTCAGCCAGTCGGCCGAAGCGCTGCGCATTACGGCCTCGGCACCGACCCGCTCGACCTCGATCGGCAGCGATTTCGCCGACTGA
- a CDS encoding phospholipase D-like domain-containing protein: MQDHAQASTTVEGAQPYSDPPAFEIDAAGHHFCFYPHGADRMEALLAHIAAAENTLHVFYYMFQPDYAGTRVRDALTRAARRGVEVHLIVDAFGTDARQAFFGPLERAGGRFDLFSPTFGKRYLIRNHQKMVIADGERVMTGGFNVSDHYFAPPEENGWCDLGAMIEGPVVAQFEAWFAELQAWVGSGDSGFRTIRRMVGEWDPGEGKVQLVLGGPTNITSAWARSIKADLAYGSRLDLVMAYFSPPRSMRRLIRRLAERGSARIIMAGKSDNTTTIAASRALYAAMLRAGVAIAEFTACKLHMKLVVVDDVSYFGSGNFDMRSIRLNLELMVRVESPRLAARLRDMIDHLESGSTEITREVHRRRTNPWRWLRRRMGWFMVSVLDYTVTRRLNLSD, encoded by the coding sequence ATGCAGGATCATGCGCAGGCCAGCACAACGGTTGAAGGGGCACAGCCCTATTCCGATCCCCCGGCGTTCGAGATCGATGCTGCCGGGCACCATTTCTGTTTCTATCCGCACGGCGCGGACCGGATGGAAGCGCTGCTGGCGCATATCGCCGCTGCCGAGAACACGCTGCATGTGTTCTACTACATGTTCCAGCCCGACTATGCCGGTACCCGGGTCCGCGATGCCTTGACCCGGGCTGCCCGCCGCGGGGTCGAGGTCCACCTGATTGTCGATGCGTTCGGGACCGATGCGAGGCAGGCCTTCTTCGGACCGCTGGAGCGAGCGGGCGGGCGATTCGACCTGTTCAGCCCGACCTTCGGCAAGCGCTACCTCATCCGCAACCACCAGAAGATGGTGATCGCTGATGGGGAGCGAGTGATGACCGGCGGTTTCAATGTTTCGGATCACTACTTTGCCCCGCCGGAAGAGAACGGATGGTGCGACCTGGGCGCGATGATCGAAGGCCCCGTGGTGGCGCAGTTCGAAGCCTGGTTCGCCGAACTTCAGGCCTGGGTCGGCAGCGGCGATTCCGGCTTCCGCACGATCCGCCGCATGGTCGGCGAATGGGATCCGGGCGAAGGCAAGGTCCAGTTGGTGCTGGGCGGCCCGACCAATATCACCAGTGCATGGGCCCGGTCGATCAAGGCCGATCTCGCCTATGGCAGTCGGCTCGACCTGGTGATGGCCTATTTCTCGCCCCCGCGCAGCATGCGGCGGTTGATCCGGCGGCTGGCTGAACGCGGCAGCGCGCGGATCATCATGGCGGGGAAATCCGACAATACGACCACCATCGCCGCTTCGCGGGCGCTCTATGCCGCGATGCTGCGGGCGGGCGTTGCAATTGCCGAGTTCACCGCCTGCAAGCTGCACATGAAGCTCGTGGTGGTCGACGACGTCAGCTATTTCGGCAGCGGCAATTTCGACATGCGCTCGATCCGCTTGAACCTCGAGCTGATGGTGCGGGTCGAATCGCCGCGGCTGGCCGCGCGCCTGCGCGACATGATCGACCACCTCGAATCCGGCAGCACTGAGATCACCCGCGAAGTGCACCGGCGCCGCACCAACCCCTGGCGCTGGCTGCGCCGCCGGATGGGCTGGTTCATGGTCTCGGTGCTGGATTACACCGTCACGCGGCGGCTCAACCTGAGCGACTAG
- a CDS encoding replicative DNA helicase has translation MADEDLLIRSAADSAEAGPQARSLPANVEAEAAFLGAVLIDNRVIEDLPVTLRPEHFFASIHQRIFDRILTLLDRSATASPVTLKPYFDGDDELKELGGSTYLAKLTADGQGLLAARDLAQQIYDLALLRELVTVGRTLVEGALDTSEEVEPMRQIEQAEGALYKVAEGASSGNEAKDFKGAAMTAIKMVEAAMNSGGGLSGKTSGLEVIDQKTSGLHDSDLIILAGRPGMGKTSLATNIAFNCAEEHLNWQRDGGEFNYGAPVAFFSLEMSADQLATRILAEQAEISSESLRSGKMSRDDFQQLAMASQRLAELPLFIDDTPALTIAGLRARARRLKRRHGIGLIVVDYLQLLQGSGRANDNRVNEISEISRGLKTLAKELELPVIALSQLSRAVEQREDKRPMLSDLRESGSIEQDADMVWFIYRGDYYHEAIRPDPPSANSSEADAEKYRAWEDRYLELKNKATLIIAKQRHGSTGNVPLHFQSEITKFTSPNMKDYSDWGMGD, from the coding sequence ATGGCCGACGAAGACCTCCTTATCCGCAGCGCTGCCGATTCTGCCGAAGCGGGCCCGCAAGCCCGCAGTTTGCCGGCCAATGTCGAGGCCGAAGCAGCGTTTCTGGGCGCGGTGCTGATCGACAACCGGGTGATCGAAGACCTGCCTGTAACCCTGCGCCCGGAGCATTTTTTCGCGTCGATCCACCAGCGGATTTTCGACCGCATCCTGACTCTGCTCGATCGCAGTGCAACCGCCAGCCCGGTCACGCTCAAACCCTATTTCGACGGTGACGACGAGCTCAAGGAGCTGGGCGGATCGACTTATCTCGCCAAGCTCACCGCCGACGGGCAAGGCCTGCTCGCTGCGCGCGACCTTGCGCAGCAGATCTATGACCTCGCCTTGCTGCGCGAGCTGGTGACGGTCGGCCGCACGCTGGTGGAAGGCGCGCTCGACACCAGCGAGGAAGTCGAGCCGATGCGCCAGATCGAGCAGGCCGAAGGCGCGCTCTACAAGGTCGCCGAAGGGGCCAGCAGCGGCAACGAGGCCAAGGACTTCAAGGGCGCGGCGATGACCGCGATCAAGATGGTCGAAGCGGCGATGAATTCGGGCGGCGGCCTCTCGGGCAAGACCTCCGGCCTCGAAGTGATCGACCAGAAGACCTCGGGCCTGCACGATTCCGACCTCATCATCCTCGCCGGGCGCCCCGGCATGGGCAAAACCTCGCTTGCCACCAACATCGCCTTCAACTGCGCCGAAGAGCACCTCAATTGGCAGCGCGACGGCGGCGAATTCAACTATGGCGCGCCGGTGGCTTTCTTCAGCCTGGAAATGAGCGCCGACCAGCTGGCCACGCGTATCCTTGCCGAACAGGCTGAGATTTCTTCGGAAAGCCTGCGCAGCGGCAAGATGAGCCGCGACGATTTCCAGCAGCTGGCGATGGCGAGCCAGCGGCTGGCAGAGCTGCCGCTCTTTATTGACGATACCCCGGCGCTGACCATCGCTGGCCTGCGCGCCCGCGCCCGGCGGCTGAAGCGGCGGCACGGGATCGGACTGATCGTGGTCGACTACCTCCAGCTGCTGCAGGGCTCGGGCCGCGCCAATGACAACCGCGTCAACGAGATCTCCGAGATCAGCCGCGGCCTCAAGACGCTGGCGAAAGAGCTGGAACTGCCGGTGATCGCGCTGTCGCAGCTCAGCCGTGCTGTCGAACAGCGCGAAGACAAGCGGCCGATGTTGTCGGACCTGCGCGAATCGGGCTCGATCGAGCAGGACGCCGACATGGTCTGGTTCATTTATCGCGGCGACTATTACCACGAAGCGATCCGGCCAGATCCACCCAGCGCCAATTCCAGCGAAGCCGATGCCGAAAAATACCGCGCGTGGGAGGATCGCTATCTCGAGCTCAAGAACAAGGCGACGCTGATCATCGCCAAGCAGCGCCACGGCTCGACGGGCAATGTCCCGCTTCATTTCCAGAGCGAGATTACCAAGTTCACTTCGCCCAACATGAAGGATTATTCCGACTGGGGCATGGGGGATTAG
- a CDS encoding UPF0262 family protein, which yields MAQHRISHIELDEDTILWRNADVEQERRVAIYDLIEENSFKPLRAVEAGHNGPYRLKLSVQDGRLAMDIRNDADEPLELIVLGLARFRRPIREYFAICDSYYQAIRKATPGEIETIDMARRGVHNHAAELLVERLEGKVETDFPTARRLFTLICVLHIKG from the coding sequence ATGGCCCAGCACCGCATCTCCCATATCGAGCTCGACGAGGACACGATCCTGTGGCGCAATGCCGATGTCGAGCAGGAACGGCGGGTCGCGATCTACGATCTCATCGAGGAAAACAGCTTCAAGCCGCTGCGTGCGGTCGAGGCGGGGCACAATGGCCCCTACCGGCTCAAGCTCTCCGTCCAGGACGGGCGGCTGGCGATGGATATCCGTAACGATGCGGACGAACCGCTCGAGCTGATCGTGCTGGGGCTGGCCCGCTTCCGCCGCCCGATCCGCGAATATTTCGCCATTTGCGACAGCTATTACCAGGCCATCCGCAAGGCAACGCCGGGCGAGATCGAGACCATCGACATGGCCCGGCGCGGGGTCCACAACCACGCGGCCGAACTGCTGGTCGAGCGGCTCGAAGGGAAGGTCGAAACCGATTTTCCCACCGCACGGCGGCTGTTCACGCTGATCTGCGTGCTTCACATCAAGGGGTAG
- a CDS encoding glycoside hydrolase family 25 protein, whose translation MGRKGKSGSRWLWRVLGVLALLLAAGGAWLWWDVQHWRPSEEAYPDQGVLVAQHHGTVNFRTVAAIGGRFAYLEASIGAEGKDAMFAQNLARARAAGLQVGAVHLFDPCVRADGQSANFVTMVPRTQNMLPPVIALGRTADACEERVSEAAVESELMTFINQVEKHTGKPAILKVKPQFEVAYGVSSKLERQLWVNRTRFAPTYTARPWLLWSANEGLQTEAADEPLEWVVVQP comes from the coding sequence GTGGGGCGCAAGGGCAAATCCGGATCGCGCTGGCTGTGGCGGGTACTCGGCGTGCTCGCCCTCTTGCTAGCAGCGGGCGGCGCGTGGCTGTGGTGGGACGTTCAACACTGGCGCCCCTCGGAAGAGGCTTATCCCGACCAGGGTGTGTTGGTGGCACAGCACCACGGCACAGTGAATTTCCGCACCGTGGCCGCGATCGGCGGGCGCTTTGCCTATCTCGAAGCGAGCATCGGGGCCGAGGGCAAGGACGCAATGTTCGCGCAGAACCTCGCCCGCGCACGCGCTGCTGGCCTGCAGGTTGGCGCGGTGCATCTGTTCGACCCCTGCGTGCGGGCAGACGGGCAATCGGCCAATTTCGTCACCATGGTCCCGCGCACCCAGAACATGTTGCCGCCGGTAATCGCGCTGGGCCGTACAGCGGACGCCTGCGAGGAACGTGTCAGCGAAGCGGCGGTCGAAAGCGAGCTGATGACCTTCATCAACCAGGTCGAGAAACACACCGGCAAGCCAGCGATTCTCAAGGTAAAGCCACAGTTCGAGGTTGCCTATGGCGTCTCGTCCAAGCTGGAGCGGCAGCTGTGGGTCAACCGCACGCGGTTCGCGCCGACCTATACCGCGCGGCCATGGCTGCTATGGAGTGCCAATGAGGGCCTGCAGACGGAGGCTGCCGATGAACCGCTGGAATGGGTAGTGGTGCAACCATGA
- a CDS encoding cytidine deaminase, with protein MSNDELIAAARAAAAQSYSPYSDYAVGAALRFADGSVVTGTNIENASYGLALCAETVAVAKAMADGVRGGLVAVAVVGPQDKGNGAPITPCGRCRQVLNELAQLGGTDPEILCVGSEVRVVQLSALLPHAFGPEALD; from the coding sequence ATGAGCAATGACGAGCTGATTGCCGCCGCCCGCGCGGCTGCCGCACAATCCTATTCGCCCTATTCGGACTATGCCGTGGGCGCTGCGTTGCGCTTTGCCGATGGCAGCGTGGTGACCGGGACCAATATCGAGAACGCCAGCTATGGCCTGGCGCTGTGCGCGGAGACGGTCGCGGTGGCCAAGGCGATGGCAGATGGTGTGCGAGGCGGGCTGGTGGCGGTCGCGGTGGTCGGGCCGCAGGACAAAGGCAATGGCGCGCCGATCACGCCGTGCGGCAGGTGTCGGCAGGTGCTCAACGAACTGGCGCAGTTGGGCGGGACCGACCCGGAGATCCTGTGCGTCGGCAGTGAAGTGCGGGTGGTGCAGCTGAGCGCGCTCCTTCCGCATGCCTTTGGGCCAGAGGCTCTGGATTAG
- a CDS encoding energy transducer TonB, whose translation MITLRAALAGLALTIGAAAPALAQEDAPGPDGWTIREFTGGCSARFRIDGEHPATLVKTRTYRGGSTPSLSLEFELPALVGREQVWNLTLSMEGEPEPIGSGNARNLDDGTAKALITLTGGAQAQLAGGWSAERILTLEQPGAATLTWNIEGPPSQSITFDDCYARAGELLMAARPEGEAPGSGARGPVPRTSPGRWISTNDYPSRALREGAQGTTRYQATIDRFGYVTHCLIIASAGNVHLDAATCRAIERRARFYPARDEQDQAIEATIAQDVVWELP comes from the coding sequence GTGATCACCCTGCGCGCTGCACTTGCCGGGCTCGCGCTGACGATCGGAGCTGCCGCTCCTGCCCTCGCACAGGAGGACGCACCCGGGCCGGACGGCTGGACCATTCGCGAGTTTACCGGCGGGTGCAGCGCCCGCTTTCGGATCGATGGCGAGCACCCTGCAACGCTGGTCAAGACGCGGACCTATCGCGGTGGCAGCACGCCGTCGCTGAGCCTGGAGTTCGAATTGCCGGCACTTGTCGGACGCGAGCAGGTCTGGAACCTCACGCTGTCGATGGAAGGCGAGCCGGAACCCATTGGATCGGGCAATGCCCGCAATCTGGACGACGGCACCGCAAAGGCTCTCATCACCCTGACCGGCGGGGCGCAGGCGCAGCTGGCGGGTGGCTGGTCGGCCGAGAGGATCTTGACGCTTGAACAGCCCGGTGCGGCGACCCTGACCTGGAACATCGAAGGGCCGCCTTCCCAGAGCATCACCTTCGACGATTGCTACGCCCGCGCGGGTGAACTGCTGATGGCTGCACGCCCCGAAGGCGAAGCGCCCGGCAGCGGCGCGCGCGGGCCCGTCCCGCGCACCAGCCCGGGTCGGTGGATCAGTACCAATGATTATCCCTCGCGTGCCTTGCGCGAAGGGGCGCAGGGCACCACCCGCTACCAGGCGACGATTGACCGCTTTGGCTACGTTACTCACTGCCTGATCATCGCTTCGGCAGGTAACGTCCATCTCGATGCTGCAACCTGCCGCGCCATCGAACGGCGGGCCCGGTTCTACCCGGCCCGTGACGAGCAGGACCAGGCGATCGAAGCGACCATCGCCCAGGACGTTGTCTGGGAGCTGCCCTAA
- a CDS encoding M14 family metallopeptidase — protein sequence MSDITIDTEFDSGNIKVLGIDGASATLAINADHMSEFAQWFHFRVTGAAGRELVLKITGLNDSAYPAGWPGYNACVSEDREYWTRAASAFEQLEDNGTLTIRYTPASDIAWFAYFAPYSMERHHDLIAEAAASEGVRYEKLGTTLDGQPIDYLTFGEGEKVIWLTGRQHPGETQAEWWMEGMLEMMTDPSDSVARALRQKCTFHVVPNCNPDGSRRGHLRTNAVGSNLNREWESPSAEKSPEVLAIRGKMDQTGIHFAMDVHGDEAIPAVFLAGYEGIPGLTDEHIGRFNRYEAILDRRTPDFQTELGYPKAAPGKGNMTMCTTQLAQRFGCTAMTLEMPYKDNKFCPEPEQEWSPERCKQLGKDCMGALLEWLEE from the coding sequence ATGAGCGACATTACCATCGATACCGAATTCGACAGCGGCAACATCAAGGTCCTTGGCATCGATGGTGCCAGCGCCACGTTGGCCATCAACGCCGACCATATGTCCGAATTTGCGCAGTGGTTCCATTTCCGGGTCACCGGTGCGGCGGGCCGCGAGCTGGTGCTCAAGATTACCGGGCTCAACGACAGCGCCTATCCCGCCGGCTGGCCGGGTTATAACGCCTGCGTGTCGGAAGACCGCGAGTACTGGACCCGCGCGGCAAGCGCTTTCGAACAGCTCGAAGACAATGGTACGCTGACGATCCGCTATACCCCGGCCAGCGACATTGCGTGGTTCGCCTATTTCGCGCCCTATTCAATGGAGCGCCATCACGACCTGATCGCCGAAGCTGCCGCCAGCGAAGGCGTACGTTACGAAAAGCTCGGCACCACACTCGACGGGCAACCGATCGATTACCTGACTTTTGGCGAAGGCGAGAAAGTGATCTGGCTGACCGGTCGCCAGCACCCGGGCGAAACCCAGGCCGAATGGTGGATGGAAGGCATGCTGGAGATGATGACCGACCCATCGGATTCGGTCGCCCGTGCGCTGCGCCAGAAATGCACTTTCCACGTCGTGCCCAACTGCAACCCCGACGGATCGCGCCGCGGACATTTGCGCACCAATGCCGTCGGCTCCAACCTCAACCGCGAATGGGAAAGCCCCAGCGCCGAGAAATCGCCTGAAGTCCTCGCGATCCGGGGCAAGATGGATCAAACCGGCATCCACTTCGCCATGGACGTCCATGGCGACGAAGCGATTCCCGCCGTTTTCCTCGCCGGCTACGAAGGTATCCCCGGACTGACCGACGAGCATATCGGCCGCTTCAACCGCTACGAAGCGATCCTCGACCGCCGCACGCCCGATTTCCAGACCGAACTCGGCTATCCCAAGGCCGCCCCGGGCAAGGGCAACATGACCATGTGCACCACCCAGCTGGCGCAGCGCTTTGGCTGCACCGCGATGACGCTGGAGATGCCGTACAAGGACAACAAGTTCTGCCCCGAGCCGGAGCAGGAATGGTCGCCCGAACGCTGCAAGCAGCTGGGCAAGGACTGCATGGGCGCATTGCTGGAGTGGCTCGAAGAGTGA
- a CDS encoding DUF4136 domain-containing protein, with product MRHIAFAFACALGLAGCAVQTGPVQVTRFVEASMQDRLGTGTIFVETAPGSETEARALAPYKAAVARELVALGYRETSRAEAGQVAHVRMSQDVIGAAQKRGPVSVGVGGSTGSYGSGVGLGIGINLGGGGSSEQLSTGLEVMIRDAQTGKSLWEGRALFDVASQSILADSAQNANVMAEALFRAFPGNNGETVEVPVQTAVQKSE from the coding sequence ATGCGACATATCGCTTTTGCCTTCGCTTGCGCGCTCGGCCTGGCGGGATGCGCAGTCCAGACCGGGCCGGTGCAAGTTACCCGCTTTGTCGAAGCCAGCATGCAGGATCGGCTGGGCACAGGAACGATCTTTGTCGAAACCGCACCCGGCAGCGAAACTGAAGCGCGGGCGCTGGCTCCCTACAAGGCAGCAGTAGCGCGTGAGTTGGTTGCGCTCGGCTATCGCGAAACATCGCGCGCCGAGGCGGGCCAGGTGGCGCATGTGCGGATGTCGCAAGACGTCATCGGTGCAGCACAAAAGCGCGGACCGGTGAGCGTGGGCGTCGGCGGGTCGACCGGCAGCTATGGCTCGGGCGTAGGACTTGGGATCGGCATCAACCTCGGCGGAGGCGGCTCGAGCGAGCAGCTGTCGACCGGGCTTGAAGTCATGATCCGCGATGCGCAAACCGGCAAGAGCCTGTGGGAAGGGCGCGCGCTGTTCGATGTTGCGTCCCAGTCGATCCTCGCAGATAGCGCGCAGAACGCCAATGTGATGGCCGAGGCACTGTTTCGAGCATTTCCCGGAAACAATGGAGAGACCGTCGAGGTCCCTGTCCAGACTGCAGTTCAAAAGAGTGAGTGA
- the galE gene encoding UDP-glucose 4-epimerase GalE yields the protein MTDPNQIPVLVTGGAGYIGSHAVLALKDAGRKVAVIDNLSTGFRFAVPDDVPLYQGDIADQDLLARIFAEQGIGAIMHFAGSIIVPESVEQPLAYYHNNTVKSRALLEAAVEGGVKHFIFSSTAATYGVPEVSPVTEDTPKQPINPYGWSKLMTEQMLADTSSAYPVNHCALRYFNVAGADPQGRTGQSTAGATHLIKVAVEAALGKRESVAVFGTDFDTPDGTGVRDYIHVSDLAAAHVLALDALIEQPKRSLTMNCGYGRGFSVLEVLDAVDRVTNQKIERVMSPRRAGDPASLISDPSRIRATLPWQPQHADLDTIIAHALQWERKLTELRGEG from the coding sequence ATGACTGATCCCAACCAAATACCTGTCCTCGTCACCGGCGGTGCCGGCTATATCGGAAGCCATGCTGTGCTCGCGTTGAAGGACGCCGGGCGCAAGGTGGCAGTGATCGACAACCTTTCGACCGGGTTCCGCTTTGCTGTTCCGGACGATGTCCCGCTCTACCAAGGCGATATCGCAGACCAGGACCTGCTGGCGCGGATCTTTGCCGAGCAGGGCATTGGCGCGATCATGCATTTCGCCGGGTCCATCATCGTGCCGGAATCGGTTGAACAGCCGCTGGCATATTATCACAACAACACGGTGAAGAGCCGCGCCTTGCTGGAGGCTGCGGTCGAAGGCGGGGTCAAGCATTTCATCTTCAGTTCGACTGCGGCGACATATGGCGTGCCCGAGGTTTCGCCGGTCACAGAGGACACACCCAAACAGCCGATCAACCCCTATGGCTGGTCCAAGCTGATGACCGAGCAGATGCTGGCAGACACCAGCTCTGCCTATCCGGTCAACCATTGCGCGCTGCGCTATTTCAACGTTGCCGGGGCGGATCCGCAGGGGCGCACCGGGCAATCGACCGCAGGCGCCACGCATCTCATCAAGGTCGCGGTCGAGGCTGCACTAGGCAAGCGCGAGAGCGTGGCGGTGTTCGGGACCGATTTCGACACGCCCGACGGGACCGGGGTGCGCGATTATATCCATGTCAGCGATCTCGCCGCCGCGCATGTGCTGGCGCTCGATGCGCTGATCGAGCAGCCCAAGCGCTCGCTGACGATGAACTGCGGCTATGGCCGCGGCTTCTCCGTGCTCGAAGTGCTCGATGCGGTCGACCGGGTGACCAACCAGAAGATCGAGCGCGTGATGTCGCCGCGCCGCGCGGGTGACCCGGCCTCGCTGATCTCCGACCCCTCGCGCATTCGCGCTACCTTGCCGTGGCAGCCGCAACATGCCGATCTCGACACCATCATTGCGCACGCGCTGCAATGGGAGCGCAAGCTGACCGAGCTGCGCGGCGAGGGTTGA
- the ykgO gene encoding type B 50S ribosomal protein L36 — MKIRNSLKSLKGRHRDCRVIRRRGRTYVINKTNRRFKARQG, encoded by the coding sequence ATGAAGATTCGCAACAGCCTCAAGTCGCTGAAGGGCCGCCACCGCGATTGCCGCGTTATTCGCCGCCGTGGCCGCACCTATGTGATCAACAAGACCAACCGCCGCTTCAAGGCGCGCCAGGGCTAA